Genomic segment of Arachis hypogaea cultivar Tifrunner chromosome 11, arahy.Tifrunner.gnm2.J5K5, whole genome shotgun sequence:
TCCAGCTACACTTCCATCATCACAACTGGCATCCCCGAAGCCCTTTGAAGCCCCCCCACTGGCATTATTGCCTAGCTTCAAAGCTACCACTCGTTCCTGTGTCTCAACCACACCTTGGACCTCACCTTCCGTACACTTTGTCAAACACATATTTTCCTGGTAACCACTTTTGTGGCTTGTTTCCTCACCTACCTTTGCACTTAGGCTTCCCCGGTTCAGCTCCTCACAACCAAGCCCTGGACCAGTCCCCCTTCTAGGCCGGTCCACCACCAGATCTCCACCTGCCCACAAGCTCGCCACTGCCAAGCCAGCAACATCGTTCTCCCACTCCATTCCTCCATTCAGTTCCCGTCCCGCATCAACACTCTCGGACCACCCACCATCGACGAGAGGCGTCTTTGGCAGCGAAGCAAGGCTCCCATTTGCATTCATCACAAGCCGAGTCGGGATCCCTACACCCACTATTGCCTGGCCCGCCCTCTCCCCCTCACCGTTCCCCATCGTGGGGTCCTTTGAGCCGCAACTGACTAACCCATGACGAACTGCACCGTTGTTCTCAAACACGCTCCCACAGAATGGCCGGTCCCTCTCCTCCTAAGCAGCGTCTGCTCCGCGATGGATCTGGGCGCCGTCATCGTCACTCGGACTCCCACCGCACAGACCTTAGTGCGCGTCTTATAACCCAGTAGCCCCGGATTGCACCCAACCCACTCCAAACCCGGTCCAGCATGATGAGCAGCTTCTGGGCGTTGTTGCTGCCATCTTAACCACACACCCTTAGCTGTTTGTAGTAAAAAATGGGCCCCATAGCTAGTGATAAAGTTATTGAGCTTCTTAGCATATAAACCCCTCCTATTTTCACTAGTAATATCATCCTCAGCCACTGCATGGTTTCTAGCATAGTCCCAGGATAGAGTCCTTTCTGAATTAGCCTCCGCACTATTCGCTTGGGATTCCACACAATCAGCCTTTCTCTCCCTAGGATTAAATTCCTCACTTTTAGCTCCTGTCGTTTTAGACAACAAAAAACCATTACTCCATTCATTCAAATCTTCAGAAAAAATTACAACTCTACCCTTCTGCTGTACTTCCTCTCTCGCCGCCAGGGCCAGCAACTCCGCCTCGGCAGGCCATCCCAGCCGCTGGATGTGGCTTTGACCACCATCAACGTTTCTTAACTTGTCCCCAGTTGCATAATCAAGTCCTATAAGGAGACATCGATACCCTTCCCAACCACCCGTCATCACACAACCCGCTATGCCAGTCGCACCACCACCCACCTTCATGACAAACACGTCAAATCCCATCGTTCCTACCAAAACGCGCACTCTTTCATGAATGACCTCAAACCTATGTGTATCAATCAACACACGCCCAACCCGAAACGACATATATGATTTTGTAACCTCATCACAAAGCACCACTTTATCCCCACTGGCCACCAATCTTTCGAAAGTATCCTCAGACCAAACCTAAATCGGAACTCCGACGCATTCAAGTCACACTCTTCGCTTATCACATCGCACATGCTCATCCCATCGGCAAACACTGGAAAAGAACCGCAAAAGACTATCCATATTAGAAGCCAACTCCTCTTCAGCATTACAAACACCCAAGTCACAAACATTAACTACATGGGGCCATTCCATGCGCGCTATCTCGTTCAACAATCGGAAGAGCCACTCCACGTTATCCTGAGCCACTAAGACCTCTATTACCCTTGTATCACTATGATCATGGGCAACCGTCGCAGTGTCCACGAAATTTCTCCCCTCCAAGTGGTTCCTGCCATGAGTAGTTCCCCCCCCCCCCCGGATCACCCACCTCTTCGCCTGCACCCTTTTTTTCTTCCAAAAGAATTTTTCTTTGTCCACGATCAGCCACCCCAGCACTTGTATTCCTCCTTGGGGCCTTGACATCCATCACCATCTTCCCCTTAGAAAAATTCCTCCTGTACTTGGTCTCGCCGACAAAAATCTCCTTCCCTCTTAAACGCATGTGATTCATATCTAAAATTGCTTTCACAGCCCCACCTTTTGTAGTATATCGTATGAACGCGAATAGATAAACATTACCATTTCGCATCTTTTTTAAGAGATATATGTCATTGATCCTCTCCGTCCAGAAAAACAACCCAAACAATTCTTGCTTTGATATATCACCTGGTAGCCTATCCACAAAAACGGTGAAAAATTCATGTTCCAACCAGAAAAATTCCTCTCGATTTCAAACCCTTGAATCCTTACCACATGGTATTTTTGTTcgtcaaaataatattttaaatatatttttgatatttataaTCTATTGCGTATATTTTTATTTACACAAATTCTTTTATGTATAATTGTATACTTTTttgtcaatttatttttaaataaaaaaaaaccagcgaaattttgcttactaaaaaaattgaaaagcagCTCAAGTCCAAGAGTCAAATGCCGAGTATTGAGGGATCATCACTACTGCTCCTTCTTACCGACTCCACCAGGCACAGCAACACTGCGATACGACTTGAGAATGGAAACCCCAATCCCAACTCGACAGTTGTTCATTGACGGAGAATGGAAGCCCCCCATCCTCAGTAACAGAATTCCAATTATCAACCCTTCCACTCAGCAAGTCGTCGGTTAGTTACatacccttctctctctcttttcatttCTATTTCGCGCTCTTTCTTTTCCTCAGATCCCTTTCTTTCTTGAATCTCAGGGGACATTCCAGCTGCCACCAAGGAGGATGTAGACGCCGCCGTCGCCGCCGCTAGAAGAGCACTCAACCGCAACAAAGGCAACGACTGGCCTTCTGCTTCCGGTGCTCACCGAGCCCGCTATCTCCGCGCCATCGCTGCCAAGGTCGTCGAGAGAAAGGATCACCTCGCTAAGCTTGAATCCCTTGATTGCGGAAAACCACTCGATGAAGCTGCCTGGGACATGGTACTTCAATTCTGCTTCAATTTCAGATGATTCTCTCTGATTGTTACTGTAATTCTCTTATTCACGCTTGATTTTATGTTAGGATGATGTTGCTGGTTGCTTCGAGTTCTACGCTGACCTTGCGGAGAAACTCGACGCTAAGCAGAAGGCACCCGTTTCTCTTCCCATGGAAACTTTCAAGAGTTATGTCCTCAAAGAACCCATTGGTGTTGTTGGATTAATCACCCCATGGTATtgactttttcttctctttaaaATTTGCCTTATTAACTGGTGTTAGAATCTAGAAGTTAGTTTCTGTATAAGTGGCAATGAGTGATGAAAAAAAGAATAATAGTAGGATAGAAAGGTAGAAATTCAGTTGTTGTGTGTTGTTTTTCTGTTGTTCGTTCATTGTTGTCACCTCTCTCTGTTAGCAAAATTGCTATCTTGATGGCTAACTAGATATCATGTTTTAGGAACTATCCTCTGTTAATGGCTACATGGAAGGTTGCCCCTGCTCTGGCAGCTGGTTGTGCTGCGATATTGAAGCCTTCTGAATTGGCATCTGTGTATGTTTCTCAGCAGCTCTTGCAAAATCTTTGCTTCTTTTTGAGTTTTGGTTATTTTTGCTGAACTATATGGCTATGCTTTGCTTTATTTCAGGACATGTTTGGAGCTGGCTGACATATGCAAAGAAGTGGGCCTTCCTCCGGGTGTATTAAATATTCTCACTGGATTTGGCCCTGATGCTGGTGCTCCCTTAGCTTCCCACCCTGACGTAGACAAGGTTAGATTGCgtttagtttttggtatatttggAATTATAAAGGGTTGCATCTTTTTCTGTCTCTTGTAAGTATCAAGACTCTACATCCATTTCGACAATTTTTCAAACAGATTGCCTTTACTGGAAGCTCTGCAACTGGAAGCAAGGTTATGACAGCTGCTGCACAATTAGTCAAGGTATTTCTAAGCACTATTATCTGGAAATTATATGCAGTTCATGTTATCCTTTGGATTTGATAGAATGAAACACACACAAGCAAACTCAATAAGTGATAGAAACCACTTTTGCTTCCTTCATAATCTCATTGTCCTTTCTTCATGTGTTCATGTAATATCCAAATTGTGGTTTTTTGGCAGCCTGTCTCACTAGAGCTTGGTGGAAAAAGCCCAATCATTGTTTTTGAGGATGTTGATCTTGACAAGGGTCAGTGCCTACTAAAGTTGGACAACCAATGCATCATTTAAAAAGGTTCTTATATAAAAGTCAATAGTTGTTAATTCTTTCCCGCTGATTTAAACAGCTGCTGAATGGACCCTCTTTGGTTGCTTCTGGACAAATGGTCAGATATGCAGTGCAACTTCCCGCCTTATTGTTCATGTAAGTTCAATAGATTTCGGTTGCCCACTCCTTCCATAATAATGAATGCATTTTCTAAAAGTTTgtagttttctttctttttatttgtttgttttttgcATATATGAGAATAATCATACTATCAACATTAATTGTGGTTAGACATATCCAGACTGTTTGCAGAAACTGATAAACTTGGACATCGTTATTGTTTCAGGAAAGTATAGCAGCAAAATTTTTGGATACCCTTGTCAAATGGGCCAAAAACATCAAAATTTCAGATCCCTTTGAAGAAGGTTGCAGGCTAGGCCCGGTTGTTAGTGAAGGACAGGTATATTTGAATATGATAGAGAAGGAACCTTCTTCTGAACATTGTTTATATGTTCCTGTGATTTAGCTTTGCTTCTGGTTTTGTACTTCAAACATTTTATTGATCTTAACACTGTTTTCTTGAACAAAGATTTTGTTATGCAATATCTAATATTTCAATTTTATGGTTCAGTATGAAAAAATATTGAAGTTTATCTCAAATGCCAAGAGTGAGGGCGCAACCATTTTGACTGGTGGATCTCGTCCAGAGGTATGACCAAATGATTATACTTTCTTTGAAAGTGTGGTCAGTTATGTACTTCTGCAGCTGTCATGAAACTGATCCCCCCACCCCTTTCACAAATTTGATGGCAGCATCTAAAGAATGGATTTTTTATTGAACCAACCATTATAACGGATGTGACTACCTCCATGCAAATTTGGAAAGAAGAAGTATTTGGACCCGTGCTCTGTGTAAAAACATTTAGTACCGAGGAAGAGGCTCTTGATCTAGCACATGACACCATGTGAGTGGATGATATTTTGCAAACTGATATTAACTCGTTCATTGGcttttttctcctccttttttagTCTATTGATATTTGTGTTATGTATGCCTTGATATTTTACAGCTATGGGTTAGGAGCTGCTGTCATTTCAAATGACCTTGAAAGATGTGATCGTGTATCTAAGGTGAGACTGATCCTAGGTTATCATTGGAAACAAGGAAATAATTGGATTGTATCTTTAATTGAGTAACCTATCTTGGTTCAATGCAGGCGTTTAAGGCTGGAATTGTATGGATCAATTGCTCTCAACCATGTTTCACTCAAGCCCCATGGGGAGGCACGAAACGTAGTGGTTTTGGTCGCGAATTAGGAGAATGGTATggtccgttttttttttttttttttttttgcagaattCTCCTTGCAATGCAATGGAGAGAACACGCTTCTAACTTGTATTAATGCCAAATCtggataaataatttattaaggaAATGTTAGTTGagtatctttatttattttcagGGGACTTGACAACTACTTGAGCGTGAAGCAAGTTACTCAGTATATCTCTAATGATCCATGGGGCTGGTACCAGTCTCCTTCAAAGCTGTGATAAATAACCATATTGAGATGTGATGAATTGGTATTGGGAATCTGAGATCCGATAAGGTTAGGCAGTACCTCGTTATGTTTGGGAGTGATAGTGAGTGTAGGATGTCTATGTAGAACAGTGCTATTTGGCACTCGTTGGCTTTACTATATGTCTATTTGTATGCATATGGATATTGCGTGCTGAAACTTCATTCCCAATTTTacctaagaataaaataaaatgattctCATTATTATCGATGCCACTTATCTCGAGTTTGAGCTGTTGTATCGTTTCtgatatttcttaaaaaaaaccTTTGGGAAACGGAGGGTCATGAATTATGTAGTGACATAGGCTATTAATATAGCGTTATAAAAATGCTCCATGTATACAGATACggcatttgtatatttttttttgttgatttaaataaactaaaaaaaaaaatagaatagttCCGTTTAAGATTATTCTTAAATTCCTCTCAAGGAGAAGGAAGCTCCACATGATGAAGTTGTAATATCATCGTCATTTTTGTCATGGTGTCTGCTACTGTGTTtccatctctcataatcaaatgaaagtcaacacgccaatttcAATGCATGATATCCCTTATTTTGAGCATCAACAGATCAATaaactcaaaaccattttggtaattagtaacaagattaaacGCTTTCACACAATCCATTTTACAAATAACATCTCGCTGATCCACATCTTAAGCTAAGATATAtactctccaaatagcaaacaattccccTTGAAGAATacttactctcaatcattcccaaacatcCCTTTGCCAACtctcattacaatctctaataacacaagcaaaactaacACTTTCACCCGAATCaggataactagcatcacaattaatcttgaaaATACCAATGGATGGGGATTCcgaaaaccatttagagtagagggaagggatGTACGTTGTAATTTAGAAGTATTCCTAAACTTCATTTCTGAAGCTAATGCCTGACAAATAACTTTTTTTGGAGGCCAAGTCTCATGAgaattaaagatgtcattattccttactcgctatatccaccaaagtcccgaaaagaacctgaacggatgctctcttctatgatacaagaaccagttcttcaaatccaaaggatgacaagaaatatccaacctatgccatacaagctgagcttttggacaatctcGAAAataatgtaaaaccgattcctggctagaaagacatcttgggtacctatccgatgacgacataCCTCTTCTGAAGCAAAAATTTGTAGTAGAAAGAGCCTCTTTAAGACACAGCCAAGCTAAACACTTGTGCTTTTTTGGAACAAGTTGGCGCCAAAGCCAAAGCTGATTCTCCTgatcctcccaaccaaacagctgcttacacaaccacaagtaaccattgcgtgaaTTATAGACTTTGGCGGCAGACCCAgaccaataccaacccacttctgGGTCTGGTTGAACATCTTgattgcaaaaaagaatattacctttcagattttgagataaaggagattAAAGAGTATCTAAATGCCACCTATCAACCGACCAGATATCCTGTATCCAGAAGTTCAAATCAGAAATGtgacataatccatctcattagataactgCCCTttctcctccagctagaaaaccaaaaattctggttcaaattcccaatacaccaagcaaatcCATCTTTTAACACTTTCCAAGTCTTGCAAAGACTCCTCCAAATGGGAGAGCCCTTATTCTTAGGACAACcaaaacagtcatatagagattatcggtatttggcatccaacaaCTGGACCCATAACTTGTCTAGCTACTAGaaaaaaaagtccaaactagcttcctAAGAAGAGCAATATTCACACAATAAAGATCTCTAATCTCCAAACCTCCATGTTTTTTTAGAGTAACCaataccttccaactaacaagatgcaatcctcttccatcaacttgtactttccaaagaaaattcttcatcatagactccaatttactaatgattcatTTGAAAAAAATAGATACCTGCATCTGGCACGTGGGAATAGCAGCTGCAACGGAATTAACCAAGCAAagtctaccagcccgattgagtaaactccATTTCCAGCTTGCTAGTCTACCTTGAATCTTATCCAGGACATTATTGAAAGCTGAACGGGTCACCCTAGAATGGTTAAAGGTAACCCCAAAATACTTGCCCAAGTCCTagacaaatctgatagaggacACCCCAGTGAAAACCTTTTACCTTGTTGCAAAGACATTCTTAGAGCAAAGTGCTTTAaacttctccacattaatcttcatcccagatgctttgcaaaaagtctctaaaaccaacatcacattttgcacttgtctctttgtaaCTTTACAGAATAAAAGCAAGTCATCCACAAATattaagtgggatattcttggtccgCCTCTAGAAACAGCAACCGGCTCCtacaagcccaaatcaacctgatgactaataaagcatgccaatcTCTCCGTACaaaacacaaaaagatagggtgacatagggtctccttgtctaagaccccggctaggagtaaagccattcagacgatttccattccaaagaatagataaagaagaagtagtgacacaattcataatcaaattaattgtagGATTGGAAAAACCAAAGCTCTTAAGAGTATGggctaaaaacctccagtcaactctgtcataagctttctccatatcaatcttaaaggccagtgtgcctttctttgatttagtcttcttcataaagtagAGGACctcttgagcaataatgatgttgtcaggagttcctcgtcccagaataaatcctccttgaagcgggccaacaatctcTACAAGATGAGGACGGAGCCTATTAACAAGGACTTTtgtgatgatcttgtaaactacattgcagagactaatcggcctAAAATCTTTCATAGGTACCGGCgattcaacctttggaataaGAACTAGTAAAGTTTCCATCATTCTCGGATCAAGAGAAACaccggagaatgcctgcttaaccatcttccaagcatcaagaccaatgatctcccaatattccttgaagaagaaagcttgaaacccatcagGATCCAGAGCTTTAAAAGTGTTCATGTGAAAAACAGCTGTTctgacttcctccatagtaatTGGTGTCGTAAGATCATTGCTAGCTTCCTCATTCTGAGAAGGAAGAGGCACAacaccaaggcaacccaaatcaacatcattcAAACGAAAGAATAAACTTTTATAGAAAGACTCTATTTCTCGACCCAGAACTTCCGGATCAGTTTCCCACACTCCACccttgagaaaaaggccatgatgaatcttattatgcttccttcgcACAAGAGTTTGAAcatgaaagaatcttgtatttCTATCCCTGAACCTTACCCACTGCTTTCTGGACTTTTAAAACCATAAGAGCTCTTCTTGTACTAGTgaattattataatcatcaagcaactgttgctctttctaacgcaaataaatactatccaccacttccaaacgctTCTGTAAATAATTAATAtgctgctctaattcacatttcttaacaaaaatattaccaaacaccttcgagttaaactctaATGAATTCTTCTGCACTTTCGAAAGTTTGTCATGAATTCCTCTATTACTAGACCACCATGACTGATTCACAATATCCTTATACCCGGGATGAGTAGTCCAAGCAGCAACAAATCGGAAAGGTCAATTCCCTTTAGGCTAAGGACGACCTTTACAATgcaccagaatagggcaatgatcagactaaagcctatttaaaacttctgcataagcttctggaaagatagataaccaactactatttatacagactcgatcaaacttttttgccacgtcaacataatttttcaccctcATGTACTAAGAAAACTGTCTCCCAAtagtcttcaaatcaaacaaaccactatcccctaatgaagtagcaaacTTGTCTActctttgatgagaaaattgacagcccttagattcatgagaaaataTGGCTTCATCAAAATCAGCAAGAACAATCCATGGTCCTTGAAAAATCAtggattgtgcaacaagataatcccaaaggagaacatttttattaaattgagggctaccataaataccactacacctccaaattgaATTATTAGATTGAACCTCAACAATAACACCTTAATCaaaagcatcaatgactagggatgACAAAACGGGTTGAACCCGTCAGGCCGATCCGCTGAACCTGCTAAAAAGGCGGGTCAGGCTAAAATTTGGagcccgccaa
This window contains:
- the LOC112722399 gene encoding aminoaldehyde dehydrogenase 2, peroxisomal, producing the protein METPIPTRQLFIDGEWKPPILSNRIPIINPSTQQVVGDIPAATKEDVDAAVAAARRALNRNKGNDWPSASGAHRARYLRAIAAKVVERKDHLAKLESLDCGKPLDEAAWDMDDVAGCFEFYADLAEKLDAKQKAPVSLPMETFKSYVLKEPIGVVGLITPWNYPLLMATWKVAPALAAGCAAILKPSELASVTCLELADICKEVGLPPGVLNILTGFGPDAGAPLASHPDVDKIAFTGSSATGSKVMTAAAQLVKPVSLELGGKSPIIVFEDVDLDKAAEWTLFGCFWTNGQICSATSRLIVHESIAAKFLDTLVKWAKNIKISDPFEEGCRLGPVVSEGQYEKILKFISNAKSEGATILTGGSRPEHLKNGFFIEPTIITDVTTSMQIWKEEVFGPVLCVKTFSTEEEALDLAHDTIYGLGAAVISNDLERCDRVSKAFKAGIVWINCSQPCFTQAPWGGTKRSGFGRELGEWGLDNYLSVKQVTQYISNDPWGWYQSPSKL